Part of the Triplophysa dalaica isolate WHDGS20190420 chromosome 23, ASM1584641v1, whole genome shotgun sequence genome is shown below.
aaaatgcattcaataGGATTGGGATAGGAAATAATAGGAAATATGATTTTTCGGCAGGATCATTCGATGATACAGCAACGTGGGCATAACAGTCTTTTAACCAAATCAGCAGCAGGGCAGATGTGAGATACAAGCATTCTCTTACAGTCAATGTAAAAACACCAGACATCCGTAACAGCTTTCTACGACTGTAAAAAGCAAAGCCAAAAATACAGAACTTGCCTGTCATACTTCCCCTGAAAACTGTCAGGTAAAAGCTTTTCCACAGATCCTGAGAGAGAATGGGAATTTATAAGACTTATTTTTACACAGTTATGTTTACCTATTAACTTATAATGTTCTTTGTTAGgagaaacaaaaaattatattatactaGAGCCCTACCTGGATCCCTTGTAAGAAACAACTTCTCCACATGGCATAGAGACTGACATGACTGTGAAGATCATTttcagaaagaaaaatgaagtaAACATCAATGTATCATAACtgcaaattaattttataatgaataataccacaaatcaaaataattgatgttccagcattgtataattgaatacgtctttggtttaattaaaattctaagtttaagatcataagtctttatttggggggccacAAAGCAATGTGACCCACACAAGGGGGGCCTTACAACGAAAAAGTTTGAGGACTACTGAACTGTGGCATATAATTTTATATGAATGTTacttaacaaaaatattacctGTTCAAGGCCTGAAAATAGCCAACAGAGATCCATCACAGCGGGACGCAGCAATCTGAAGACAATGAGTGATGTAAAAATCTGAGAGGCTGTGAGGACGTTTCCGTCATCTCCCAGGACAAACACGCCGAGGCTAAAGAACAAAACCTGCATAGACAGAATACACTCAGAGATGTCCATCTGGTTACGCAAGGACTGATGCAGAGACCCACATTGATGCGAGTAGCATCATAAGGACCTCAATGTTCCGACCTCAGGTTGTAATCTAAAATACACTTTCAGGTTTTAATCTCAAAGCTCTGTGGATTTGTTTTGCTAGTAAGCCCCTCGGCATCTGGAGTAGGGAGGTTAGGTAATTTGCAGTCAAAATCATTGAGAGGATATTTAAGCAGGAATTTTTAGTTTGAAGGAGAAATAACAAAAGCTTACAAAGGTAAGTACATTTCTGGTAGTTATATTTACAATAGAGCACTAACCAGGAAAGGCACACAGATGGAGTCAAGCATTGAAAACGCTGTCGGATATCCCAGAATCCTTAGCATCTCCAGCTCCCTGGCCCGTGACTTGGTAACTCTTTGATGGAACCACGGCTCCCACGCAAGAAGCTTTAGCGCCTACACAAAAAGGGATTAAATGGAGAAGATCGAGAATGCATGAAATGAATTTGAGGAATGAGGGAATGAATTTAAAATTTGTGAATCTGGGCGAGATAGAAATTCCAAGTACTCTGAAAGATCTGACACTTTGActacaaataaaatgatcacTAGTTTGGAACAGAAAAGACCTGAAATTTATCCAGCATTTCTTTGACTAGCTCTTCCGTGTTTTCCCTGAAGACCTGTTGAGTTGTCTGAGgggaaaaacaaagatattttgaaccaCATCACAGCAGAATATTCAGTAAAGCAAATAATCTGAGAGGgatcaaaaatacaaataatctgAATGTAAATATCACACCCCCCCTTGAAAAACAATAGATCTATTGACAAAGTGAATTGTCCTTATCAATATTTACTGTATTGTTAATTTAAATACACGCACACATCCAGGCAACGCTGTAGGCGACTGTCCCTACTGACCTGAAGATGTTTGACTTTGCGCTGCACTGCGGAGTTGACAGGAATTAAAATCAACATCACGACCACCCCCACCAGCGCACCGGGGCCCAGTTCTCTCCATAGTAAGCCCAGATACAGAGCAACTCTCAGGGGGGAAGACCAGAAACAGGCCAGTGAAACCGCCAGCCCCCCAACACACTCAGCCTCCCGTGACGGTAGAGGGACTGTGTCTGGGAGGATGGGCTGCCGCTGAGAACTATGGGAAAGAGACAATGTCTTTCAAATGTAAAGGAGGGGAAATGGGGGGCATATGAACCATGAAAGACATGGACATGGAAGAGGTTTCAGTTTGTTGGATAATATTTAGAATCAGAACAAAGGCTTGCAAATGTTGTAGACCAGTCCAAACTACCTTTCTGTAGAGGACACCAGCCATGACGGTCTGGATATTGGCCATTGTCACCCCAGCATGTCTCTCAAACTGCTGCCGAGAAACAGCAGAGCAGCAAATTGCACCCAACACCACCAGGGAATACATGTATCCTGCCCAGTCAAACACAGGCTGCCTCTCACAGAACAGGATGATCCACCTGATGTTAAAAGCACCGTTCGTGAATtacatttctgttcatttacattaaGCCATCTGGCGTACGCTTGTATTCAAAGCAACTAATAGTGAGGAAAACAACGAAGTgattaatttacattaacatttagacatttagcagatgcttttatccaaagcgacttacaaagagtttaggagcaataagcgatagttcatacaggagccataatacattaggtgccaatacaaagttactggtttcaacaaaagctagaccactacctgttgagagaaagggttagtgtatttttttcactttgaATATGGAATAAAAGTTCTCATTAAAATAATGGTCATACCTGAGGGTCAAAGGACATAGAATGCTCAGAATATCAGTTGTCAATCTCAGAAGCACAACTTTGACAAAGGCTGGACGAAAAGTCATCCATATTGCATAGAGAAGACTGTAACCAGAAGGTGTTTTACCGGAGACCAGCAGTGCCTCTCTTCCAGAATCCTCCAGGTCTGATCCCtgtattgtttaaataataacacCATTACATTTCAATCGCAGCAATCCTTTTATAAAAAGCGTGATGAAAAACAAGTAAATCCAGAATGAAATAATGTGGAAGCCAGACTATACTTAAGAAACAGCATTATGGATGAAGAAGAATTTCACTGTGATTAATcatattaaaaatatcttaatgtCGTTTCAGTTTTGTGGATGATGTCAGATCAGGTAAAATGTAGAATTCACATAGAAAATCCTACATTTATGTACATGTTTTTAGATTTCTTGCacttatttctcttttttgcattttgaatgtaTGGCTAGTATTTTTCTGCTTCTTCAAAAGTTTAAATGAACATAGTACGCTGTGAGATGCCCCAGACCAGCTGTCTGGCTTTTGTAGAGACTTTTTCTTTGCATCTTCACCATTACCTCACAGTATTTGTGTCGTTTGTTGAACCGGTACTCAAACACTGAACACAGGGTCTCCAGAGAGTCATTATTGTACAGTTGACAGAGATCAGCCCACTGCAGTGGTCCCTTGTTGTGGCCCATGACAGGCATCCTGTACACATGAAACAATACTACTCTTTAAAATCCTTTAGTAGTTAATGCATCATGGCTTTAACAGTGAACAAAGACTCACCTTTTTGTATCCAAGAAGATAATTCGGATAAAAAGGCAAGATCCTCCTGGCACTTTCTTTTAGGCTTTCCATAAAAcaatgtgattttaattcaactTGAAATATCGAGTCTCGAGACATTTACTTAACACGTGTGAATAGTAAGAGAAATGTAacgtaaattgtaaaaatgtaacccTGAAGGTTGTCGTTAACGTTACCTCAGTTCACAAAGACTTGACGCCGGTGAAACCATGCACGACTCCGTTTGCGTCTCGTGGCACTCCGCATACGGCTGGAAGAATAACGGtgtagaaaaacaaataaagtaaagaaaatagATGAAGTAAACTACATTCTCGTCAGTTAAACTTCACATCGTCGTTGGTCGACTGGTAACTCATCCTATTGTGCGCCTGGCAACAAACAGCGTGCGCGCTCTCCACAGAAATTAAGCGCATCTGGCGCGCGGAGCGTGAGCTCATAGCCAATGGAAGAGGCGCGTTTGGCGAGGGGGCGTGTCTAACAGCTGTCAGAGGTATATTTCTAACTAGTGAATCAATTATGTATATTTGAGTTAAACACGTAACTGTGTTTCTATGACACGGTTACGTAAAGGCAAAAACAAAGATGCATTTTCAGTGGAAATGAAAGAttttaattcttgttttttatgacatttattgAGTCTACTTTCCCTCACTCTCTCATCcacacacactgtaaacatATGCAGAAGGTAAACAATGTTATATGTTTGAAAGGACCACACAAGCCAAGATTAAGCAAACAAGCGATGGCTTTCTGCAATTCACACGCTAAGTTGTGTTGCTTAGCGACGTGACACACAACGTTTTACGTCGTGTTGTGTGTGAAAAGGGGAAGGTTTTTCTGAGCCTATTTAATTTACCGTGCCACTTTTATAGAAGAGTAAAGTTCGTTAAACAGGAGACCACTAATAACGTATAGAATGATGTCTTCTCAGACAGAGATTTTTCGCAATAAAATTGAACCTGTAGCAAACGAAGAGAGTGATATGAATGACGTACTCAACTCAGGTAATTTCCATGTAATGCATCCTGCATATTTAGAAGAGTTATTAACAGAGATTAACATTGTATCTGTGTTCAATCAGATTCAGATCGTTCTGGCAGCTCTGGGATTTGTGGACACCTTCTTACTTTCTTTTCATTCCTCCTTATCCTGCTTACATTTCCAGTCTCGGTGTGGAGTTGCATGAAGGTAAGAAGACCAGTGCTCGCattgaaggggggctggggggaGCCGGGTGccccccataaggcattagggacTCCCCATAAGATGTAAAAAAATAGACGGGGTCCCTCGGatattgatgtttttatttgaggtaaaattataatgactattgtgattaaattcatgctaTGGATATTGTAAATTTCGGGAATTAAATATGTACAatggctagttgtcatgtctctttataTTTGAAACGCCGCGCCCCAAAAAAATCCTGTTCTTTTATGTAGGCCTGTAGTATATAGTTGTGCATTTTATTCTGaaattttgtattaattgtatGTTGCGAGAGtgacccccaccaaaaaaagtcTTGTGGGGGGACCCACATAAGActtggttcaattcgagcactgaaGAAGACATTACGGTATTTTTATTATAGGCATTTACCTGCTATTTGATCTAATGGAGAGTGTCTTTTAACACCATAATTTGTAACGTGAGGATTGACATAGTGTGAATTAGTAAATTTAGATATGCTTTTAATGTCTATATACTTATTTGCAAGTAAAGTgtcaaatgaatataaatgaagtaGATACCAAATGCAAGCAGGCAATTGGTTGAttcaattttagtttttttgtgaatgtaTCAATCTAGATATGATCCAACTAGATTATTATACAAATTATCACCTctttgttattttcttaaaagaTTGTCCAGGAATATGAGAGAGCTGTTATTTTCCGTTTGGGAAGGCTCCTTGGCGGTGCGAAAGGACCTGGTAAGTAAATTGTTTGGGTCTCACCTTCCTTTTATAATCAAACCATTTGATAATGTTTGTTTAGGAAAAGTTTAACCAGAAGGactgattattttatttgttttaaaggttTGTTCTGGATTATTCCGTGTGTGGACACATTTCGTAAGGTTGATTTGAGGACAGTGTCTTTTGACATTCCTGCTCAAGAAGTGAGTCATTTTCCTCAAGCTATGAATCTCAGATATGCCATTATTATCCCGTCTACTACTatctgatttatttaatttgtttgtttgtgaaaatgtgGTAATTTGGTAATATCACAACAAAACCAAAcgttaacacaaaataaatggcCGAATGTCGGCCAACAAATCACgaaaatatccaaaaatcaAATATACTTTAAATCCTCAGTGGCCAGATTTCTGAAATTCCTCCTCAGGTGCTGACCAAAGACTCTGTGACTATTATGGTGGATGCTGTGATCTACTACCGAGTCTTTAACCCGACCGTTTCAATAACCAAAGTAGAGAATGCGACTCATGCCACACAGATGCTGGCACAGACCACTTTGAGAAACATGCTGGGTACCAAAAGCCTGGCAGACATCTTAAAAGACCGTGAGGAGATGTCAGATCAGATGGAGGTAAAAGCACATCTACAAAACAATGAATATTTGCTTGTCCCTTTGCTTTAATGCAGTGCCAAAATAAAATAGACCTACGTTTTAAGTAACCAAATGTATGCGGGAAACTATTTGttaaacaaaatgcacatgTCTGCTTTTCATATTCTACCTAACAGGCCGTCCTGTATGCTGCATCCAAGAATTGGGGAATCAAAGTGGAAAGGGTAGAGCTTAAGGATGTAAAACTGCCCACAACCCTGCAGAGAGCTATGGCAGCTGAAGCAGAGGCTACCAGAGACGCACGGGCAAAGGTGGGTGTGTGAACGCTGAAAGAATGCTATTACTCATTGAATAAAGTCTATCTGTGATGAGGAGTCTGCCATGTGCAGTCTTATCAGCTTTTCAGCTTTGTGTTGTGTCTGAGAAGAAATGGTACTCTCTGATTGGAGGGTGAACACCCGCAGCCCCCGCACACGCTCAATGGGATAGATGGATTGAAAGCCCCCCTAATTTCCATAACAAGACCAGCAGACCAAGAAAGAATCACAGCCTTTGTTTTCAAAAtgccttattttattttattggttaTGATTGGATGCATACTGCTtatgttaattcatttttattgaaatgcttttttcaTTACTTTGATAAAGTTAGACTAATTTACACgtcattatgttttattattcagacttttttattttaatatcgcCTTATGAAATAGTTTTGAATGCTTGTGTTGATAACATGATTTTGCATAAGCTTGTTGACTGGAAACCGAAACTTGCATGCAGTGGAAAAACAAACTGGATGTGTTGAATGGAAATTCCAGTAATTAGAAGTGCAAGCCGACTGTGAATTGGaagcgtgtttgtgtgaaaagTGAATGGAAATTGTCCACTGAACGTGTGTTGCCTTTGTAATTTGAGcacatttatatttgtacatgttttgaTGAGCTCACCAGTAATGTGagtgatgtttttctttaaaggtgATAGCAGCAGAAGGAGAAATGAAAGCTTCTCATGCTCTGAAGGAGGCAGCAAATGTGATGTCAGAGTCTCCATCAGCTCTCCAGCTCCGCTATATGCAGACGCTGACGGAGATCGCCTCAGAAAAGAACTCCACAGTGATCTTTCCTCTTCCTATGGACATTATCTCTCATTTCATGAAGAGGTGACCTCATTGTAAGAGATGaactataaacaataaaaaaagaataataaaatttaacttttattaaTCACGACGAACACCACACTGTCCAAAATATGTCTTGGGTGCACTATTagtttgctttggataaaaatgtctgcaaaatgcataaatgtaaatgtaattaatattgtttaatttatttaacttataaagtaaaattaataagaaatatttcaaattctgCACTATTGGTAAGTCAAAAATCAAATAAGATAATTTGTGTCATGTGAACTGTCCATAtgattttgttcattcatttcTAGATTATGTGTACTTTACCTTAAATATCTCAAGGTCTTCCTCTTATTTGTCTGGACATTTTATACAAAAGtgtaatcattaaaaaaaagcaa
Proteins encoded:
- the zgc:112408 gene encoding band 7 protein AGAP004871 isoform X2, yielding MQKTEIFRNKIEPVANEESDMNDVLNSDSDRSGSSGICGHLLTFFSFLLILLTFPVSVWSCMKIVQEYERAVIFRLGRLLGGAKGPGLFWIIPCVDTFRKVDLRTVSFDIPAQEVLTKDSVTIMVDAVIYYRVFNPTVSITKVENATHATQMLAQTTLRNMLGTKSLADILKDREEMSDQMEAVLYAASKNWGIKVERVELKDVKLPTTLQRAMAAEAEATRDARAKVIAAEGEMKASHALKEAANVMSESPSALQLRYMQTLTEIASEKNSTVIFPLPMDIISHFMKR
- the zgc:112408 gene encoding band 7 protein AGAP004871 isoform X1, whose amino-acid sequence is MMSSQTEIFRNKIEPVANEESDMNDVLNSDSDRSGSSGICGHLLTFFSFLLILLTFPVSVWSCMKIVQEYERAVIFRLGRLLGGAKGPGLFWIIPCVDTFRKVDLRTVSFDIPAQEVLTKDSVTIMVDAVIYYRVFNPTVSITKVENATHATQMLAQTTLRNMLGTKSLADILKDREEMSDQMEAVLYAASKNWGIKVERVELKDVKLPTTLQRAMAAEAEATRDARAKVIAAEGEMKASHALKEAANVMSESPSALQLRYMQTLTEIASEKNSTVIFPLPMDIISHFMKR